Part of the Penaeus monodon isolate SGIC_2016 unplaced genomic scaffold, NSTDA_Pmon_1 PmonScaffold_1844, whole genome shotgun sequence genome is shown below.
taatatatatttaaaatataaaaaattttttttaatatataaaatataaaataataaatttttatataaaaaaaaaaaaaaaaaaaaataaaaattttttaaaaaaaataaaaaattttttttttaaaaaaaaccccgggattatttttttattaaaatatatataaaaaaaaatatatattaaaattttttttttttataatttttgggtttttaaaaaaaaaaaaaaattataaaaataggttttttttttataaaattttttttaaattttttaaaaaaaaaattaataaaaaaaaaataaaaaaaatatatgggtttttttttggttttttaaaaaaaaatattaaaaaaattttttaaatataatatttttaaaaaaaaatataaattttttaaaaaaatatataatttttttttaaatttttttttaaaaaaaattttatatttaaaaatatataaaaaaaaaaaaaaaaaaaaaataaatttttattaataatataaaaaatataattttttttttccaaaaaaaaaaaaaaaaaatattatatatatatatataattttataaattaaataaaaaaagggatgaaaaaaaaattaaaattaaaaattttttaaaaataataataataaaaaaaaaaataaaaataattaaaaataataaattaaaaataaaattttttttaaaatttggttttttttttttttaaaattttttttttaaaaaaaaaatttttttttttattttttttttcttttccccccccccctttttttttttttttttttttatttttttattttttttttttttttccccccttttttttttttttttttttttttttttttttttatttcttttttttttttcccttttcccccccctttttttttttttttttttaaaaacccttttttttccccttttttttttttttaaaccccctttttttttttttttttttttctatataaaaaattttccccctttttttttgggcccttttttttttttttttttaaaaaaaattttttttttttgctttttcctttttttttccctttttttttcctttttccccctttaaaattttttattaaatttttaaaaaaaaaaaaattaaaaaaaaatttttttttaaaaaggaaaaaaaaaaaaaaaaaaaaatttttaattggaaaaaaaaaacccccctttttttaaaaaaaaaaaattttaaaaacccctttttaaaatttataaaatttattaaaaatttttaaaaaaaataaaaaattttttttttttccaaaaaaaaaaattttttttttttttgtatttttttaaaaaaaaaaaaattttttttatatttaaaaaaatttttaaaaatttttaaaaaatttttttttggtttaaaaagggaaaaaacaaaaataaaaaaattaaaatttttaaggggaaaaaaaaaaaaaatcttttattaaaaattttttaaaaaaaaaatttttttcttcattttttatattcatattcctctttatttcttctctcctttctttctctctttctttatttctctctctctctctctcctcctatttataattattatgtggtttctagttattttttctgAACACAGATGGCGCCACAATTGCTCAGTTACCAAGtagttaattaaatttaaaaaaatattaataaccatcTTACTGCAACTTTCCTTGAATTTGCGACAAAAAATGCTATTGAATTAAATCATTAGATGCTATGAACTGCTATTAGGTACTGTTAGTACTATTCTTAATCTCTACaatgttaataattttattaataattttattaataatttcgaCATAAAATATAGCAAGAgttgcctctcttttttttttttttcttttttcatgagagaaaaatatgcaagtttcttttctttactattattgaaatcgatactattatcattaatgaaattatgaatattatgatattaaaatactaagaataataataatttatacaataaATGTGATATTTTTGAGAATTCAAGGAAGAtgggtaaacaggtgaaataAATAAGACTAATAATTGACTAGTTGGTAACGAGGCCCTTGTGgcgccatctatgtgtaaagaaatttattaatttcaaaataGTGAATAtgacgtgtatataaatatatatatatatatatatatatatatatatatatatatatatatatatatatatatattcgatgctgaaataatttgaaaaatttcacatttgtgtgtgtgtatgtatacaagtatatgtttacatatatatgtatatatgtgtatatatatgtatgtatgtgtatatgtatatatgtgtatatatatatgtgtatatatatatgtgtatatgtatatatatatatatatatatatatatatatatatatatatatatacacatatacttacacacacacacacacacacacacacacacacacacacacacacacacacacacatatatatatatatatatatatatatatatatatatatatatatatatataaagtgtgcgtgtgtatagatacatatgcaaaaaatatatatatgtatatatgtatatatatacatatatgtatatatatgtatatgtatgtatatacatatgtatatgtatgtatatatatgtatatgtatgtatatatatgtatatgtatgatatattttgtataatatatatatatatatatatatatatatgtatgtataggtatatatatatgtattgtatatatatatatatgtataggtatatatatatgtatatgtatgtatatatatgtatgtatgtatatatatatgtatatgtatgtatatgtatgtatatatatgtatatgtatgtatatatatgtatatgtatgtatatgtatgtatatatatgtacatgtatgtatatgtatgtatatgtatatatatgtataagtatgtatatatatatgtatatgtatagatatgtatatatatatgtatatgtatatatatgtataaggccgcggtggccgaatggttggagcgtcagactcaagtctgtcacgacggcaatctgagttcgagggttcgagtcaccgaccgccgcgttgttcccttgggcaaggaacttcaccttgattgcctacctagccactgggtggccaagccagcccaagtcaaagtgctggtcccaagcccggataaatagagagaatgattacctaaaaggtaacaccggcactctccgtggaaaggaactggggaccctaccacgtactcactccaagagcatcacaacatgaaaactacaattaagtatcatgctgtgaccacggcggctcagacatgaacctaccgtcaaaaaaaatatatatgtatatgtatgtatgtatatatatatgtatgtatgtatatataaatgtatttgtatgtatatatatatgtatttgtatgtatatgtatatatatgtgtatttgtatgtataaatatgtatatgtatgtatgtttatatatatgtatatgtatgtatgtatatatgtgtatatgtatgtatgtatatatatatttatatgtatgtatgtatatatatatgtatatgtatgtatgtatatacatatgtatatgtatgtatgtatatatatgcatatgtatgtatgtatatatatatgtatatgtatgtatgtatatatatatgtatatatatgtatatgtatatgtatgtatgtatttatatatgtatatgtatgtatttatatatatatgtatatgtatgtatgtatatatatatatgtatatgcatgtatgtatatatatatgtatatttatgtatgtatatatatatgtatatgtatgtatgtatatatatatatatatgtatatatgtatgtatatgtatgtatatatgtatgtatatatatgtatatgtatgtatatatatatgtatatgtatgtatatatatatgtatgtatatatataaatgtatatgtatgtatatatataaatgtatatgtatgtatatatatgtatatgtatgtatatatatatatatgtatatgtatgtatatatatatatatgtatatgtatgtatatatatatgtatgtataattttttgtttttttttttatgtatgttttttttgtattttgtattNNNNNNNNNNNNNNNNNNNNNNNNNNNNNNNNNNNNNNNNNNNNNNNNNNNNNNNNNNNNNNNNNNNNNNNNNNNNNNNNNNNNNNNNNNNNNNNNNNNNtttttttccccctttctcttttatccccccccattctcctttttcccccctttttttatccccccccattctctctttttttaatcccccacccccccttctttattccccccattcatcccccattctctctcccccccccgcagGCCCCCGAGAACGAGCTGATGAAGGGGAGCGAGCGCGTGGTGTCCGAGGCCGAGCTTCGAGTGCGACGTTCCCTCCAGCGCCTGCACGTTCCCGAGTGGATGAAGAACGCTCCTCCTTCGGAACGGAGTTTTCTCCTGAAGAAGCGGGATtccggtggaggaggaggtggaggaggaggtggaggtggtggaggaggaggtggttggGCGGCTTATTCCTCGACGTCGTCCTCGAAGGCCGGGTCTCTCTCGTCCTTGGGCTCCGCCCGCTCGAGTTACATCTCGGGCAAGCTGGTCATCCCGACCCGCGTGACGTCATCGAGAGGCGGGATGACGTCATcgttcggaggaggaggaggggcgaggccTGACGTTCCCCACCCCCCCGCCTCCTTCTCCAAACTCCCGGGCTCCGCCTCCGTCAGCCCCTCCCCCAGCGACAAAATCTCCCTGTTCACGTATCCCTCAGGGCGATGGGGATCCTCCCGCCTCAACTCCGCCAGCGTCACGCCCACGGGCTCCGTCCGCACGCTGACCACGCCCACGGGCTCCGTCCGCACGCTGACCACGCCCACGGGGCTCTCCCGGACGCCCTACCTCGGCTGGCGCTCCCAAACGTCCCTCTCCGGGGTCCCAGACGTCGATTTTGGGATCGTACATGACCCCCGCCGAGAGGCTGGCGCTCGGGGCGACGTCGTACCCCTTTttttgaggaagaggaagagggaggaggaggaggaggaggaggggagaaggaagaaggaggaggaggaggggagagggagaagggcgaggagaggacgagaggagaggagaaggaagagaggggaggagagagaggcgagagggtcGGCAGAGGCGCGGAcgaagacggggagagggagagaacgggcgatgaaggagggagagagagggaggaggacgtgCACTCCTCCATCCGGGAGGTGACCTCTGCAATCGTGCACTATTGCAAGGACTCCAGCCCGTCCCCGAGGGCCGCGCGGGGTCAGAGGTCACGCCCGGGTCACCCGCCGCCTCCCGTGCCTTCCAGGGGAGGTCAAGAGAGGCCAAGGACGCCTCTCGAAGGTCAAGAGAGGCCAAGGACGCCTCTCGAAGGTCATGCGAGGTCAAGGACGCCCGTCGAAGGTCAAGAAAGGTCAAACTCCGCCCTAGACGAACAGGAGAGATTATTCAACCTTGAGAGCCAGGTCGAAGGTCAGAGAAGATCGCCGGCACCCTTGGAAGGTCAGCTGAGGTCAGATTCACCCCTGGGAGGTCAAATGAGGTCAAACTCACCCCTGGGAGGTCAGCTGAGATCCAACTCACCCCTGGGAGGTCAGCTGAGGTCAGATTCACCCctgggaggtcaggtcaggtcaaattCACCGCGTCGGCTGGTGTGGGTCGAGAGCTCCTTCGTCGGGTCGAGACCCATTCATTCTCCCGAGACGCCCACGGCCTCCACGCACGCCCtcgccacgcccacgcccacctcgGAGGTCGTGGGCCTCTCTGCGGTCAACGGCGaggggtcaggtcaggtcaggcggGAAGAGGAGGCGACCATGAGACCCAAAAACGCCACTCCAGGTGAGTACCTCTTGGCTTGGTGACCTGGGTTGACCTTGGGATGACCAAAGGTAACCTGGAAGATCGTGAGGACCTGGGTAGCCTTGAGGTGACCTGGGTAGTTTTGAGGTGACCTGGGTTGACCTTGGGAGACCAGAGGTTCCGGGAATGACTGGGGACCGGGGAAACCCTTGAGGTCCCTGGGTTGACTCTTGGGGATACTTGTAGACTGGGTACCCCTTGAGGTGACCTGGGTAGCCTTGAGGTGACCTGGGTTGACCTTGGGATGACCTAGGATTACCTGAGAAGATCTCGTGTCCGTGAATTGGGTCGGAAAAGGTCACTGGGTGATCTTAAGTGACCTGGGATACTCGCCAGGTCACTAAGATCATCTTAAGTGACCTGGGATACTTGTCAGGGCACGGAGATGCTGGGGAAAAAATCTGGTCATATCAGGTCATAGTGTGgcttgataatatttaaaaaaaacccccgtaaagtgacgttttccccaaaaaaaagggcaggTAGGTCCGGGATGGTGAATGACCAGGTCATGAAAGGGCCCATTGTGAAATGAACCAAATTTTGAGATCTTGGAAGATCAGCGTAAGCGAGAGGGGAAATGAGTTTGACCCGAGTGGCCTAGTGTGATTGGGGTTCGAAATGATCCGCTTCGTTAGGTGAACCGGATGACCTGAATGACCCCgggaaagaaaatttgaaattttcctaatttaaaaaattggcaaatgaaaaaaaaaagggggaaaagcaagcATTTGCAGGTAAAGTGATGAAACAGGTCAGATTGTGaaacagtgaaagagagaaacacaagtGTAACAGGTCAGATAATGAAACAGGTCATGTCAAACCAGGTCAGATAATGAAACAGGTCACGTCAAACCAGGTCATATAATGAAACAGGATTTAagtgtaataaagaaaaaaagccacGTAAACCAGGTCAATAAGAAACAGGgcatcaaaaaggggaaaatgaaaaaggtcaGTCAAACCCCGGTCACATAAGAAAAAAGGTCACGTAAACCCGGTATGAGAACAGGTCCCGTTTtttaagtcaatgagaggaaaCAGGTCACGTCAAACCAGGTCAGTGAGTGAAACAGGTCACGTCAATAATCAGGTCCAAGACATTAAGCCAAGTCAGatcttccacaaaaaaaaaaagaaaaaatgttaaataggaaatcaggttatatatatatatttctttatatataagaaaGTATATTGTAAATAGTTTTATGAAGTGCtttttgaaaactaaaattaTGATTTGTATTATCAAAACTGTTAAATTTtagtgtattttaaatttttgtatagatatatatatatattataataaaatttaatattatatttaaaatatatatatatataaatgtatgtaaatgtatgtatagtataataaaaaatatttttggtgattataaattatatataatatatatatatataatttttttgattatattatattaatttaaattgtttgggattataattttatattattatatatttttggtttattaataattttaaaaatatatattttggtgattaataaatatataattattatatatatttatatttgggatTATGCAGCTTGTAATTGTATATTTTGCCATTTGATAGAAATTAGagtgattattatttataacgtttttattgttgtttgtaattattattattactattattatcattattattattgctattcttgtgattatcatcgttattacaaaatatatcataagtggtataagaaattattatcattaattacattaGGTAAAGCATTTAAATTTctattgtttaaaaattattatttctattattattattattgatgttattaatctggaaccaattttttttttttttttaaagcacgtacatttttggttttaaaaatggaGTGTTTGTGTCTTTAAGTCAGCTAAACACATGCCCCGCTATAGAAGgttaatgagaaagagagagagaaggaaggagggagagagaatgagagagggagagagaatgagagagagagagagagagagagagagagagagaaatgagaaaaagggggagtgatgatggagagaaagagagaatgagtaaaaATGACaaacattaattaataatataagaaatattattattattattattattattactactacatatACTACTTCTATTTCATATAGAATACCACtgatattatcaattttttaatttatttctaagCGTGAAAAAATACctaaaagatgaaataattaaaaagattggtaaaaatgataaaatttttaaacccccaataaTTATATAGCaatttgatgatgaaaaaataaaagcaagagagtgagtgattaaaatgaaaatattatataaatatataatatattatataatatatatatatataatatattaatgtatatgatatgtatgtagtcggaaaattttttaaaaatatagcgaTTTGGTGCAATGTGTaatgacatataaatataatgaagatcatatcattataataataataattattattattttttattcgttttcttggatttttaaatgtataattttatttttattatttttatatttattattatttcaatttttaccatttttattctattattttctttgtagATGAAAAGgacgcacaaaaaaaatatataatttgaaaacccc
Proteins encoded:
- the LOC119569755 gene encoding LOW QUALITY PROTEIN: motor neuron and pancreas homeobox protein 1-like (The sequence of the model RefSeq protein was modified relative to this genomic sequence to represent the inferred CDS: inserted 2 bases in 1 codon), whose amino-acid sequence is MGKQAPENELMKGSERVVSEAELRVRRSLQRLHVPEWMKNAPPSERSFLLKKRDSGGGGGGGGGGGGGGGGGWAAYSSTSSSKAGSLSSLGSARSSYISGKLVIPTRVTSSRGGMTSSFGGGGGARPDVPHPPASFSKLPGSASVSPSPSDKISLFTYPSGRWGSSRLNSASVTPTGSVRTLTTPTGSVRTLTTPTGLSRTPYLGWRSQTSLSXGSQTSILGSYMTPAERLALGATSYPFLGEKEEGGGGGEREKGEERTRGEEKEERGGERGERVGRGADEDGERERTGDEGGREREEDVHSSIREVTSAIVHYCKDSSPSPRAARGQRSRPGHPPPPVPSRGGQERPRTPLEGQERPRTPLEGHARSRTPVEGQERSNSALDEQERLFNLESQVEGQRRSPAPLEGQLRSDSPLGGQMRSNSPLGGQLRSNSPLGGQLRSDSPLGGQVRSNSPRRLVWVESSFVGSRPIHSPETPTASTHALATPTPTSEVVGLSAVNGEGSGQVRREEEATMRPKNATPGEYLLAW